The genomic segment AAGAAAGCGGTAACGGAAAAGCGCCGCCGAAATAACCTAACGGAAAAACTTGCCGCCCATGCCATACTGTCCTTTGGTGGCAAACTGGCATATCACGCATCCTTTGGAAAGATTCTTCACGTTCTTGGCGGCGTTCGGGTCTATCTTCTTTTCCGGCTTTACCTTGCTGCCCAGGAGTTTTGCCAGGTGTTTAAGGCGTTCCCTGGCCTCGCTATTAATTTGGGAGAATTTCATGCCGGTTAAAAATCCCTGGAACTTTGCGAAAGGCTCCACCCAGACTACTTTTGCCGAGACATTCAAGGGCTTCATGCCGAGTAATGGAATCGAGATATTGAAGTTCTTTTCGTCGTTGATATTGAGTTTTTCATAGGAAAGCATCCTCAGCCCGCTTTCGCTTACGTTGATGATGGTAAACGGCTTGGGCTTGCCTTTAAACCAAGCCAAGAGTCCCCCGCCTTTATTTTCAACGTATGCCTTGGCATTTTTTACGCCTACCCGCAGACTT from the Planctomycetota bacterium genome contains:
- a CDS encoding PilZ domain-containing protein, producing MIPETNENKRTSLRVGVKNAKAYVENKGGGLLAWFKGKPKPFTIINVSESGLRMLSYEKLNINDEKNFNISIPLLGMKPLNVSAKVVWVEPFAKFQGFLTGMKFSQINSEARERLKHLAKLLGSKVKPEKKIDPNAAKNVKNLSKGCVICQFATKGQYGMGGKFFR